One Misgurnus anguillicaudatus chromosome 19, ASM2758022v2, whole genome shotgun sequence genomic region harbors:
- the LOC129427019 gene encoding galectin-3-binding protein A produces the protein MYLLLSLLFLHVSAQRWTLFGEKSKALRREGSVRLVGGQSSSGRVEVYHDGQWGTVCDDGWELAEAQVVCRQLGFSGATSATSGGRYGEGSGPIWLDDMKCKGSESSLADCGFKGWAITDCTHKEDAGVVCLIGKNMTSNDQFSLDNSLGLSDDLGALFDSGDGCDVSITVRDLSEEVELMFCVHSVILMMYPEFNITHHSRNLTVELSQTCHSHISAFLRYLYTRQIDVSITSAQCLHQLAHMFGVKKLMEDVGRVFTLLIPEDDTFQTQVSMYEYGVHTGDLVLQENVLQYLSWNCEFLIDSPVWSSLSFHMMDALLLRSDLVVKDEAFLLKGLENWIQDKGDAVSLEQQAGLLNHIRFLMIPVDKLYEIQFTSNILQKTHEKLYFNGLLRGFQFNVLPFSKIRKNMENISNEYLPRIYTADKWSLFINDTTNYNPYNQFNYPYGQNNRIQTLSTPVHTSASFKDKTVQWQAQVFLSRQECSNHGFRCDSVPVVRFQIYSNPYNYVSTVRFNNRLVLTCKKEHNVFHVQDFKNNMAVIPANSSMGLTNPCPDDYSFRFVVRPEYI, from the exons ATGTACCTTTTATTGTCTCTGCTGTTTCTTCATGTTTCAGCACAGCGTTGGACTTTGTTTG GTGAAAAGTCAAAGGCTTTGAGGCGTGAGGGCAGCGTGAGATTGGTGGGTGGTCAGTCTTCATCTGGTCGGGTTGAGGTGTATCATGATGGACAGTGGGGTACAGTCTGTGATGATGGATGGGAATTGGCTGAAGCACAGGTGGTGTGTCGTCAGCTGGGTTTCTCTGGAGCAACATCGGCCACTTCTGGAGGACGTTATGGTGAAG GATCTGGTCCCATCTGGTTGGATGATATGAAGTGTAAAGGTTCTGAGAGCTCATTGGCTGACTGCGGGTTTAAAGGCTGGGCTATTACTGACTGCACACATAAAGAGGATGCAGGAGTTGTCTGTCTCATTG GTAAAAACATGACTAGTAATGACCAGTTCTCTCTGGATAACAGTCTGGGTTTATCTGATGATCTGGGTGCTCTGTTTGACAGTGGAGATGGTTGTGATGTCAGCATTACTGTACGTGACCTCAGTGAAGAAGTAGAACTGATGTTTTGTGTGCACAGTGTGATCCTCATGATGTATCCAGAGTTCAACATAACACACCACTCCAGAAACCTCACTGTGGAGCTCAGTCAGACGTGCCATTCACACATCTCTGCTTTTCTCAG GTATTTGTACACACGCCAGATTGATGTTTCCATCACATCAGCCCAATGTCTCCATCAGCTTGCTCATATGTTTGGTGTAAAGAAGCTTATGGAGGATGTTGGCAGGGTCTTTACTTTACTCATTCCTGAAGACGATACCTTCCAGACCCAGGTGTCGATGTATGAGTATGGTGTCCACACAGGTGACCTTGTTTTGCAGGAGAATGTCCTTCAGTACCTTTCCTGGAACTGTGAGTTTCTCATAGACTCTCCAGTGTGGAGCAGCCTCTCTTTTCACATGATGGATGCTCTGCTGTTGCGCTCAGATCTGGTTGTGAAGGATGAAGCTTTTCTTCTGAAAGGGCTGGAGAACTGGATCCAAGATAAAGGAGATGCGGTTAGTCTAGAGCAACAGGCCGGCCTCTTAAACCACATCCGCTTCCTAATGATCCCTGTAGATAAACTGTATGAAATACAATTTACCTCAAACATTCTCCAAAAAACTCACGAGAAACTCTACTTTAATGGCCTGCTCAGAGGCTTTCAGTTCAATGTTCTGCCCTTCTCTAAGATCAGAAAGAACATGGAGAACATCAGTAATGAGTATCTACCCAGGATCTATACTGCAGATAAGTGGAGTTTGTTCATCAATGACACCACCAACTATAACCCATACAATCAGTTTAACTACCCCTATGGCCAAAATAATAGAATCCAAACTCTCTCCACTCCTGTACACACTAGTGCTAGTTTCAAAGACAAAACTGTCCAATGGCAAGCACAAGTTTTCCTTAGCCGTCAGGAATGCTCTAACCATGGCTTCAGATGTGATTCTGTTCCTGTTGTAAGATTCCAAATATACAGCAATCCATATAATTATGTCAGCACTGTTCGCTTTAACAACAGGTTGGTTCTTACCTGTAAGAAAGAACACAATGTCTTTCATGTGcaagattttaaaaataacatggcagTGATTCCGGCTAACAGCAGCATGGGTTTAACTAATCCATGTCCTGATGACTACAGTTTCAGATTTGTAGTGCGTCCCGAGTATATCTGA